CCCGTTCACCGCCTTGGACACGGTCGCGACGGAGACGCCGGCCTCGACGGCGACATCGGTGATCGTCGCTCTGCGTCCCATGGCGACAGACACTAGCACCGTTGAAAAAGGTTTTCGAAAACGTTTGACACCGATGAGGACGACGGGCGACACTTCTGGCACTTCCGCTCACGCAGGGGCGGCGTGGCCCGACGGCGGGCCGACTTGCATCCGACACCCCGGTTCGACGGGGTGGACTCGAAGAGGAGAACGGAATCACATGAACGCCAAGAAGATCATGGCCGCATCGGCGGCACTGCTCGCGGGTGCGCTCGCACTGAGCGGGTGCAGCGGCGGCTCGGGCGACTCAGGGGACGGCTCGGTCACCCTGACGTTCTGGCACAACTCGACGACCGGCGACGGCAAGGCCTACTGGGAGGACACGGCGGCCGCGTTCGAGAAGGCCAACCCAGGCGTGACCGTGGAGATCCAGTCCATCCAGAACGAGGAGATGGACGGCAAGCTGCAGACCGCCCTGAACTCCGGTGACGCGCCGGACATCTTCATGGCCCGTGGCGGCGGCAAGCTCGCCGACATCGTGAAGGCCGGCCAGGTGATGGACATCACCGATGCGATCTCGTCCGAGTCGCAGGCCGCCGTCGGCAATTCGCTGTCGGCCTTCGAGATCGATGGCAAGAGCTACGGCATGCCGGTCTCGGTGCTGCCCTCGGGCATCTACTACTCGTCGGACCTGTTCACGGATGCCGGTGTCTCGGGCACACCCGCCAGCATCAGCGACCTCGAAGCGGCCGACACGCAGCTTCGGGCCGCCGGGGTCGACCCGATCGCCGTCGGGGCCAAGGACGCGTGGCCCGCCGCGCACTGGTACTACAACTTCGCGCTGCGCGCCTGCTCGAAGGACGTGCTCGACGAAGCCGCAAGCTCGCGCACGTTCGACGACCCGTGCTGGCTCGCCGCGGGTGAGAACCTCCAGAAGTTCATCGACACCGACCCGTTCAACGAAGGATTCCTCACCACCGCCGCGCAGCAGGGCGCCGGTTCCTCGGCCGGCCTGCTGGCCAACCACCAGGCCGCCATGGAGCTCATGGGCGCCTGGGACCCGGGCGTGATCGCCTCGCTGACCCCCGACGAGCAGCCGCTGGCAGACCTGCAGTGGTTCCCGTTCCCCGAGGTCGCCGGTGGCGACGGGGAGCCGGGCGCGATGATGGGCGGCGTCGACGGATTCTCGTGCTGGGTCAACGCGCCGAAGGAGTGCACGGACTTCCTGAACTTCATCGTCGAGAAGACGAATCAGGAGGGCTACGCCGAGGCGTTCCAGACGCTCCCGGCCTCGACCGAAGCCCAGAGCGTCGTCACGACGCCGGCGCTGCAGGATGTGCTGGCCGCCTACAACGACGCACCGTACGTCGTGCTGTGGCTGGACACGCTCTACGGACAGAACGTCGGCAACGCCCTGAACGTCGCCGTGGTGGACATGTTCGCCGGACAGGGAACCGCGCAGGACATCGTCGACGCCGTCAACGACGCCGCCGCGAAGTCCTGAGGCATCGCGAGATGGCTACCGTGAGCGTCGGGTCGCCGCAGGCGACTCCCGCGCCCGGCATGCCCGGAGACGCGGGGGGCAGCACCACGGTGCTGCCCCCCGCACCGGCCGCGGCCCGCAAGCGGAGATTCGGCACCCGGCTCGAGCTGCTGATCCTGCTCGGACCGGCACTGATCGTCTTCGTCGCGTTCGTGATCTTCCCGGTCGCGCTCGCCGCGTACTACGGCTTCTTCAGCTGGTCCGGCTTCGGCGCCCCGGTCGACTTCGTCGGGGTTCGCAACTACGTCACGATCCTCACGGACCCCGACTTCCACGAGGCACTCGGGCACAACGCGTTCATCGTGGTGATGTCGCTGGTCCTGCAGGGACCGATCGCGATCGTGCTCGCCCTGCTGCTGAACCGCAAGATGCGGTTCCAGTCGCTCATCCGCGTGCTCATCTTCATCCCGTACGTGATCTCCGAGGTCGTCGTCGGCATCGGGTGGAGTCTCATGCTCCAGACCAACGGCGCCGTCAACGGGCTGCTGGAGCGGGTCGGCCTGGGTGCTCTGACGACGGACTGGCTGTCGGATCCGGGCATCGCCATCTGGACCCTGATGCTCATCATCACGTGGAAGTACATCGGCTTCGCGGTGATCCTCTTCCTCGCCGGGCTCCAGGGGATCCCCGAGGAGCTCTCCGAAGCAGCGGCGATCGACGGCGCTTCGTACTGGCAGATCCAGCGCCACGTCGTCCTCCCTCTGATGGGCCCCACGATCCGGATCTGGGCGTTCCTGTCGGTGATCGGCTCGCTGCAGCTGTTCGACCTCGTCTGGATCATCTGGGGGCAGTACGTCGCCTCCACTGCGGGAACCTCGACGATGGCGACCTACATGGTCGCCAACGGCCGCAACGCCGGCAGCTTCGGCTACGGCAGCGCCGTGGCCGTGGTGATGTTCGTCATCTCCCTCGTCGTCGCCCTGCTCTACCAGCGATTCATCCTGCGCCGCGATACGGCCGGCGCACTGACCGGAGGAAAGGCATGATGGCCGCCACCGCCACGGCGACCCTGATCGCCCCGGGTGCCCGGCGCACCGCTGCCCCCGGTCAGCGCCGGATCACCACCGCCCTGGTCGGATTCGTCGCACTGGTGCTCATCGCCCTGATGCTGGCACCGGTCGCCTACATCATCATCGGCGGGTTCCGCACGAACTCCGAGATCACCGTCGACCCGTCAGGGCTGCCGGCGGAGTGGAACTGGTCGAACTACACCGACGTGCTCGCCAGCGGCACGTTCTGGACGCAGCTGCTGAACTCCACGATCGCCGCGGGGGCGACGACCATCCTCGTGGTGGCCCTCGGCCTGATGGCCGCCTATGCGCTCTCGCGCTATTCGTTCCGAGGCCGCGGCGCCGTCTACGCGCTGTTCACGGCGGGGCTGATGTTCCCGATGACGGTGGCGATCACGCCCCTGTACATCCTGGTGCGCAACCTCGGCCTCACCAACAGCCTGGTCGGCGTCATCGTGCCGCAGATCGCGTTCGCGCTGCCGACGACGATCATCATCCTGGTCCCGTTCCTGGCGGCGATCCCGCGCGAACTCCAGGAGGCCGCGTCGATCGACGGATGCAGCAGGCTCGGGTTCTTCTGGCGGATGGTGCTGCCCCTGTCGGTTCCCGCGGTCATCACGGTCGGGATCCTGGCCTTCATCGGCAGCTGGAACGGCTACATCCTGCCGCTGTTCATCCTCAGCAGCGAGTCCACCTTCACTCTGCCCCTCGGTACGCAGGCGTTCGCGTCGCAGTACGCGGTGGACACGGCGAAGGTCCTCGCCTTCACCTCCCTGTCCATGATCCCCGCGCTGGTGTTCTTCAGCATCTTCGAACGCCGCATCGTGGGCGGGCTCACCGGGGCCGTCAAGGGCTGACCTCGACGGGTGC
This portion of the Microbacterium pygmaeum genome encodes:
- a CDS encoding carbohydrate ABC transporter permease — its product is MATVSVGSPQATPAPGMPGDAGGSTTVLPPAPAAARKRRFGTRLELLILLGPALIVFVAFVIFPVALAAYYGFFSWSGFGAPVDFVGVRNYVTILTDPDFHEALGHNAFIVVMSLVLQGPIAIVLALLLNRKMRFQSLIRVLIFIPYVISEVVVGIGWSLMLQTNGAVNGLLERVGLGALTTDWLSDPGIAIWTLMLIITWKYIGFAVILFLAGLQGIPEELSEAAAIDGASYWQIQRHVVLPLMGPTIRIWAFLSVIGSLQLFDLVWIIWGQYVASTAGTSTMATYMVANGRNAGSFGYGSAVAVVMFVISLVVALLYQRFILRRDTAGALTGGKA
- a CDS encoding extracellular solute-binding protein, with protein sequence MNAKKIMAASAALLAGALALSGCSGGSGDSGDGSVTLTFWHNSTTGDGKAYWEDTAAAFEKANPGVTVEIQSIQNEEMDGKLQTALNSGDAPDIFMARGGGKLADIVKAGQVMDITDAISSESQAAVGNSLSAFEIDGKSYGMPVSVLPSGIYYSSDLFTDAGVSGTPASISDLEAADTQLRAAGVDPIAVGAKDAWPAAHWYYNFALRACSKDVLDEAASSRTFDDPCWLAAGENLQKFIDTDPFNEGFLTTAAQQGAGSSAGLLANHQAAMELMGAWDPGVIASLTPDEQPLADLQWFPFPEVAGGDGEPGAMMGGVDGFSCWVNAPKECTDFLNFIVEKTNQEGYAEAFQTLPASTEAQSVVTTPALQDVLAAYNDAPYVVLWLDTLYGQNVGNALNVAVVDMFAGQGTAQDIVDAVNDAAAKS
- a CDS encoding carbohydrate ABC transporter permease, with the translated sequence MAATATATLIAPGARRTAAPGQRRITTALVGFVALVLIALMLAPVAYIIIGGFRTNSEITVDPSGLPAEWNWSNYTDVLASGTFWTQLLNSTIAAGATTILVVALGLMAAYALSRYSFRGRGAVYALFTAGLMFPMTVAITPLYILVRNLGLTNSLVGVIVPQIAFALPTTIIILVPFLAAIPRELQEAASIDGCSRLGFFWRMVLPLSVPAVITVGILAFIGSWNGYILPLFILSSESTFTLPLGTQAFASQYAVDTAKVLAFTSLSMIPALVFFSIFERRIVGGLTGAVKG